GGGCCGGGCGGGACGCCGTCGACGGGCGGGAGACGGTGTACGCCTGCCGGTCGTTCACCTGCTCGCCGCCGACGCACGACATCGAGGAGGCGATCGAGTGGCTGCGCGAGGCCGAGGACTGATACGGCACGGACGCGGCGGTATGTGATCCAACGGCCCGCAGCCGCGACGGAGCGGAACGAGCCGAACGGACGACCTTTCCCCCGCGTAATGTATATCGGCCGCGGAGTAGACGCACCCATGGCTCGACGGAGCGTCCTGTTCTCGCCCGGGGATCGACCGGAACTGATGCGCAACGCACCGCACACCGGCGCCGACACCGTTGTCTTCGACCTCGAGGACGCGGTCGTCCCCGAGGCGAAGGCAGCCGCCCGCGAGGCCGTCGCCGGCGTCCTCGGCGACCCGGCGTTCGAGCCCGACTGTGAGGTGTGCGTGCGGCTCAACCCCGACCCGGAGACCGCGGCACTGGACGCCGAGGCCATCGCGGCCAACGATCCGCGCCTCGACTCGATCGCGGTCCGGAAGCCGAGTCAGCCGGGGACGTCCGTGCGATCCACGAGCTGGTCGCCGCCCGTGGCCACGACCGCCCGGTCATCGCGCTGTGTGAGTCGGCCGCCGGGGTTCTCGGCGCCGAGGACATCGCGGCCGCCGACCCGGTCGAGGCGGTCGCGTTCGGGGTTGTGGACATCGGCGCGACGCGAACGGAAGGGGAGCGGAAATCGCTCACGCCCGCCAACACGACGTGTTGGCGCCCGGCGCGGCCGGCGTCGACGCCGTCGACACGCTCGTGACCGACATCGGGGCCGAAGACCACCTCAAATCGGAGGCCGGGGTTGCCAGACAGCTCGGCTACGACGGCAAGATGGCGATACACCCGGCGCAGGTCGAGATCATAAACGAGGCGTTCACGCCGCCTCCGGAGAACGTCGAGTGGGCCAAGTGCGTGCTCACGGCGGCCGATGCGGCCGAACAGAAGGGGCGCGGCGTCGCTCGCGTCGACGACGAGATGGTCGACGCCCCGCTGATCTCGCGGGCGGAAACGGTCCCCGAGCGCCACGAGGCGGCGGAGAGAGACTGACCGATCCGTCGGGGGCGGGTCGCCACGCTTATAAAAAGGCTGGACAACCACTGCTGTATGTCCGACGACATAAATCCTTTCGAGAGCCTTCAAGAACAGATCGACGACGCCGCAGCGCACATCGACGTCGACGACGGCGTGCTCGAGCGGATAAAAAACCCCGAGCGAGTCCTCGAGGCGAACCTCTCGGTCGAACTCGACGACGGGTCGGTCGGGGTGTTCCGGGCCTACCGCTCGCAGTTCAACGGCGACCGGGGACCTTATAAAGGCGGGATCCGATATCACCCGGGCGTCTCCCGCGACGAGGTGAAGGCGCTGTCGGGCTGGATGGTGTACAAGTGCGCCGTCGTCGATATCCCCTATGGCGGCGGGAAGGGCGGCATCGTCATCGACCCGCGGGCGCACTCCGCGGCCGAACTCGAGCGGATCACCCGCGCGTTCGCCACCGAACTCCGCCCTCTCATCGGAGAGGACCGGGACATCCCCGCGCCTGACGTCAACACCGGCCAGCGGGAGATGAACTGGATCAAAGACACCTACGAGACGCTGGAGAACACGACCGCGCCGGGCGTCATTACCGGGAAGGCGATCGACTCCGGCGGATCGGCGGGCCGCGTCGAGGCGACCGGCCGCTCGACGATGCTCACCGCCCGCGAGACGTTCGATTACCTCGGTAAGGACCTCCCCGACGCCTCCGTTGCGGTCCAGGGGTACGGCAACGCCGGCAGCGTCGCGGCGAAGCTCCTCGAAGCCGACCACGGCGCGACCGTCGTTGCGGTGTCGGACTCCTCGGGGGCCGTCTACAACCCCGACGGCCTCGACGCCGAGGCGGCCAAGGAATATAAAAACGAAACCGGCTCCGTGACGGGCTATCCGGGCGCGAGCAAGGAGCTAACCAACGAGGAGCTTCTTGCCCTCGACGTCGATTTGCTCGTTCCGGCGGCCCTGGAGAACGCCATCGACGGCGAGTTGGCGACGGAGGTGGACGCCGACGTGATCGTCGAGGCGGCCAACGGCCCCCTGACGCCGGAGGCCGACGACGTCCTCACTGACCGGGACGTCACCGTCGTCCCCGACATCCTCGCCAACGCGGGCGGGGTCACCGTCTCGTACTTCGAGTGGGTCCAGAACCGCCAGCGGTTCTACTGGACCGAATCACGCGTCAACGAGGAGCTAAAGCGTCACATCGTCGAGGCGTTCGACGGTCTCGTGGAGTGTTATGAGGCGTACGACCTCCCGAACTTCCGCACGGCCGCCTACGTCGTCGCGCTCCAGCGGGTGCTGAACGCCTCCGAGGAAGCGGGCCGTTGGCCCTGAGACGGTCGTCCGCGCGTCTATTACGGCGGGAGTTCGAACGCCACGACCTGTCTCACGGAACCGCTACTCCCCCCGTCCAACCGTGGGGACGGAACCCGGTGCAGAGCGGACGTCACGGTGACGGGCGTCCACCCAGTCCCTGAGCGCCTCGGGGTCGGACACGAACAGAATTGAGGCCCGTCCCTGTTCGCCCGGGAGCGGTGTTTTGTTATCAGTCAACTCTAATCGTACGGTCCCAGCATTTAGCGGAACAGTTTGTACGCCTGCTTGAAAGACACAGCGAGAATGCCCCGTCCCGTCCCCACGGAGCGACCAGCGGGGACGGACAAGCCGGGAGCGTTCACGGCTCATTGGGTGCCACGGGAGTCGGAGCCGACTCTTCCGTATCGTCGCTCGTGGACCGCCACTCGTAGAGCGAATTCATAAACGCCCCAACCCCGAGTAGCGCGATTGCGATCAACAGAACGCTCACGTACGGGAGTGCGTTGGCGAGACTGACGACCGCTAACCCCAACGCGAGCCCGCCCCATCGATGGCCGTACCCGAATACGGACAGCCCCCATGTACCGATCACGAACGCCCCATAGACCAGTCCGAGCCACAGGAGGAAGACGGAGCTGTAGCTGGCGATAACTGCGAGCGGAATACCGACGATAGACAGGGCTAACGCACCGATAATGAACGGTATTCCGATTAGCGTCGCCACGCCGACACCGCCGCTGGCGATCGGTCGATCGATGCCTCGATCGGCCACCCGATCACTGAACCGGGGCGCAGCCACCAGCGCGATGGCTCCAAGCAAGAAATTCGCGAGAAACAGGTACACGTTGAGAAGTGGCGTCACGGCCCCAGCAGGGAGATCCGGCAGCGATCCGTTCGAAAACGGCACTGGCCCCGTGTTGCGGTCGGTTTCGGTTATTTCACCCGCGATTTCGGCGTCGTCGGAGATGGCCGTCTCGTTGCCGCTGTATCTCAACTCGTCTTCGATGATCGCAGTTGGGCCGACCGTCACCGATTCGCCGTCGAGTCGCGTCGTGTCATCGACCGTCCCGTCGACGGTGACGGTTCCGCCGGTCGCCTCGAGGGCGCCACCGACGGCCGCGCCGTCTCGGACGTGGACCTCGCCGCCAGTTGCCGTCAGGTCGCCGTCGATGGTTCCCTCGACGACTACGGCCCCCCCTGTTGCCGTCGCGTCGCCAGTCACATTACCCGTCACCGTCACCGATCCACCAGTCGCGGTCAGGTCACCATCGACCGAGCCAGCGATTAGGACGGTACCAGCTGTCACCTCGAGATCACCGTCACGTGTCTCCTCGGGGCCGACCGTGATCGAGCCACCCGTTCGTTGATCCTGTGCGTGGACGACGCCGATCGAACTCGACAGACAAAGGAGACCGACGACGATCAACACGGCGAGTCGACCGAACCACTGGACAGAGTGAGACATTCTTCGTGCCAGGCCTCGTTGTCGGGGGCGAGTAGCGGCTCTGTGATAACAGATCGGTACGCTAAAATCGACGTTTAAGACGGGAGACTGTGGTATCAATAACGGAAGTCACTGTGGGCTCAACTGGCCGTTCACACGCGGGTGCCGCGGTTTGCACACCGACTTGCGGCTCCCGGCACATCGAGTGATGCGATTCCGATGGCTTGGTCGTACTCGTCTCTGAGGGTGAGATCCGGCGCGAGCGAGACGCCCCCACTCGATGGCCACCCCGCGGCCCGTATGTCCCGCATATTGTGTTTCTAGAGACCATACCGCATTTTTATCCCCTGTGCTTGTAAAAAGCGCAATGATAACAGGACACACGGCGGACGACCTTTGGTGCTCAGTCGCCGCCGAACAGGTCCCCGAACAGATTCCGCTGGGCTGCCCGGAGAACCTGGTCGAAGGCCTGCCGGGAGACGCCGAGGCTCTCGGCGACTTCGGTCGCGCTCTGGGTGCGAGGCTTTTCAAAGTGACACCCTCCTCGCCGTTTGCGGCGAGGAGGAGGTCACGTCCGACGGTTCCGACTACAGTGTATAGACCTCGGTACCCGAGCAGGGGTGTCGGTGCTATCGGTTTGCGCTAGCTGCGACGCTGAAGTCCCCTACAGCGTGGAGGTCTTCGTCGATCCCCGCCCCCTCGCAGTCGTCGTTGGGGCAGACGTAGTGCCAACCGTCCCGGGTTGCCGCCCGCTCGGCGAAGCGTTCGCCACAGCGTTCGCAGACGAGTTGCTCCGACGAGCAGGTGTCGCGGTGGAGTTCGTACTGGAGTTCGTCAGTAAACGTCCGTTTACAGGCTTTACACGTGTACGTCATATCCGGATCTCCGCCGCCGAACCTCTTATAAGTACCCGTTCGTTCGTCGACCCGCGAGACGGACACAGCACGCTGGAACTGTCGATTGCGGCCGTCGACAGCGTTCGGGCGGGATCGGTTCACAGGCCGACGTCGAGCACGTATAGTAGCGATCGGAAGACACTGCACACTCGATCGCACGACGGCAGTGCGATCGATGTGTAATCACTTGCGATGGTTACTATAGGGCACGCGGTCTCGGGATCCGGTGCCGCCCCGGCAGGCCGCGCACCCAGGGTCTGACCGCACCCCCGACACGGGACACGACAACTCAGTGCACGCGCCCGGCCACCCGAACGTTTTATCGGCCGTCTCGCGGAACCACACCTATGAACACGGCCGAGCGGACCGGACTGGTCACGCGGTTCACGGAGGAGGTCATCGCGGAATCCGAGATCGAGGCGTTGTTCGAGGGGTCCGGGGAGCCGACGGCGTACGTCGGCTACGCCCCGACCGGCGAGATGCACATCGGCCACTTTACCACGATGCGGAAGCTCGCCGATTTCCTCGAGGCGGGTGTCGACGTGACGGTGTTGGTCGCCGACCTCCACGCGCATCTCGACGACACCAAAAGCCCCTTCGGGCTCCTGGACGCCCGATCGGAGTACTACCGGACCGCGATCGAGGCGATGATCGACGCCGCCGGCGCGGACCCCTCGGGCGTCTCCTTCGTCCGGGGCACGGAGTTCCAACTCGAGGCCCCATACACGATGGACCTCTACCGAATGCTCGCCGAGACGACGCTCTCGCGGGCCCAGCGCGCCGGCAGCGAGGTCGTCAGACAGTCCGAGAACCCCGCGCTCGGCGGGCTCGTCTACACACTCATGCAGGCCCTCGACGTCGCCGCCCTCGAGGCCGACATCGCTTACGGCGGGATCGACCAGCGCGGCATCTACATGCTCGCCCGCGAGCAGCTTCCAGCACAGGGCTACGACAAACCCGCCTGCGTGTTCGCACCGCTTCTGTCGGGGCTCTCCGGCGGAAAGATGTCCGCTTCGGAGGCCGACTCGAAGATCAACCTCACCGACGACGACGACGCGGTCGAAGAGAAGATCGGCGGTGCCTACTGCCCCGCGGGCGAGGCCGAGGACAACGGCGTTTTGGAGTACCTCCGGTTTCTCGTCTTCCCGGTCCTCGAGGAGCGCGGCCGCTCGTTTGTCGTCGAGCGCCCCGAGGAGTACGGCGGCGACCTCGCCTACGACGGCTACGACGCCCTCGAGTCGGATTTCGTCTCCGGGGAGCTTCACCCCGCCGACCTCAAGCCCGCGGTGGCGGCTGCGATCTCCGAGGTCATCGATCCGGTCCGCGAGCGTCTTTCGGAGGAGCCCGAACTCCTCGCGTCGGCGTACCCCGACATTCACGGGTGACATAGCGAGCAGATGCGGTCCGGCGGGCCGTGCGCTATCTTTTCGTGACTTATTTTGCGATACTCGGTACATTTATTCAGTTATCACGACATACGTTGGTACGATGGGCGATCCCGAAGGCGGCGAGCGACGAGTGGCTCGGACGGCCGGCTGGCGTCGGTCGACCGAATCGACGGACAGACGACGCATGCTCCGACCGACGGCGTCGTCGCGGTCGCGTCGCCGTCCAACACCCCGGCCGACAGTACGACCCTCCTGAGTATGTTACCGGATACTGCGTCGGTCGATGGGCTACGATACCTGATCGAACACATTCAGGACGCCGTCGTCGCCTTCGAGTTGGTCGACGGGGAGCCGGTCGTTCGGGGTGTCAACGAAGCGTTCACCGAGCAGTTCGGATATCCAAGAGACGAGGTGCTCGGGACCAAATTGAACGAGCGGATCGTCCCGCCGTGGCGCCGCGAGGAGGCGTCGGAGTTGGACCAACGGACCGCGGACGGCGAAATAAATTACCAGCAGGTCCAACGACAGACGGCCTCGGGACTTCGGGAGTTCCTCTATCGCGGGGTCCCCTACGCCGACTCGGAGGACATCGTCGACGGCTACGCGGTGTACACCGACCTGACGGAGACGACACAACGCGAGCGCCAGCTGAAAGTGTTGAACCGCCTCCTCCGGCACAACCTGCGCAACAAGGCGTCCGTAATCGGCGGCAACGTCGAGCTGCTGCTCTCGGGGATCGACACGGGGGACGAGAGGGTAGAGCGGGCGGGGGAGGAAGCACGGGAAGCGGCCACGGAGCTGCGGGAACTCAGCGACGAGGCGATGCAAATCAACCGCGTACTCGACACCCGGGCCGCCGGCGCCACCACGGTCGATGTCGTGCCCGTCCTCCGCAACGTCGTCGGGCGCTTCCGCGAGTGTCACCCGTCGGCGAGGATCGAAACCGATATTCCAGAGTCGTCCGCGGTCGTCGTGACGACGGGGTTTCGGGGGGCAATCGACGGACTGGTCGAGAACGCCATCGAGCACAACCCCGCGTCCGATCCGCGGGTCGTGGTCCGAATCGAGCCGGGGCCGGAGACGGAGTGGCTCGACCTGACGGTCGAGGACGACGGGCCACTCATTCCGTCGGCCGAGCGGGAGGTGATCACCGGCGAGTCCGAGATCACACAGACACACCACGGCCGCGGACTCGGGTTGTGGCTCATCAAGTGGACCGTCGAGCGCTCCGGCGGGCGACTCTCCTTCGAGGAGAGCGACGTCGGCGGGAACTGCGTCCGCTTGCGGTTGCGCCGATCCGAGCCGCTCTCGGCCCCGGACGGCGCCGACAACGGACGGTAGCGCACTCAGGTCCCGCCGAGCCAGTCGTCGGCCCACGCCTCTATCTCGTCGAAGACGGGACACAGCGATCGTCCCGTCTCCGCGAGCGAGTAGTACGTCGCAACCGGGGCGTCTTCCTCAAGACGGCGCTCGACGACCCCCGTTTCCGGGAGGTGTTCGAGGACCCGCGGGAGCGTCCGGGAGCTCGCGTCCGTCGATCGCTTGAGCTCGTTGAACCGCTTTTCGCCGTCCCGGAGGTCGTGGAGAACCAGCAGGCGCCACTTCGAGCCGATCTGCTCCATCGACTCGGCGACCGGACACGACGAGTCGACCAGTTTTCGCGCGTTCGATATGTGCCGTCGTACGGTGGGGGCTGATAAATATCCACCCCGCTCGAATCGGACCTCCCCCGCCCGACATCCCCTCCCTGAACTGGACCTCCCCCGCCCGACATCCCCTCGGCGGAACCGCCGGAGGCGACACACCCAAGCAGGCACTGGCCGTATTGGATCGTATGTACACCGGACGGACGGAGAAACCCTGCTGTCTCTGTGGGCGACCCGA
The genomic region above belongs to Natronomonas moolapensis 8.8.11 and contains:
- a CDS encoding Glu/Leu/Phe/Val family dehydrogenase produces the protein MSDDINPFESLQEQIDDAAAHIDVDDGVLERIKNPERVLEANLSVELDDGSVGVFRAYRSQFNGDRGPYKGGIRYHPGVSRDEVKALSGWMVYKCAVVDIPYGGGKGGIVIDPRAHSAAELERITRAFATELRPLIGEDRDIPAPDVNTGQREMNWIKDTYETLENTTAPGVITGKAIDSGGSAGRVEATGRSTMLTARETFDYLGKDLPDASVAVQGYGNAGSVAAKLLEADHGATVVAVSDSSGAVYNPDGLDAEAAKEYKNETGSVTGYPGASKELTNEELLALDVDLLVPAALENAIDGELATEVDADVIVEAANGPLTPEADDVLTDRDVTVVPDILANAGGVTVSYFEWVQNRQRFYWTESRVNEELKRHIVEAFDGLVECYEAYDLPNFRTAAYVVALQRVLNASEEAGRWP
- a CDS encoding polymer-forming cytoskeletal protein, whose translation is MSHSVQWFGRLAVLIVVGLLCLSSSIGVVHAQDQRTGGSITVGPEETRDGDLEVTAGTVLIAGSVDGDLTATGGSVTVTGNVTGDATATGGAVVVEGTIDGDLTATGGEVHVRDGAAVGGALEATGGTVTVDGTVDDTTRLDGESVTVGPTAIIEDELRYSGNETAISDDAEIAGEITETDRNTGPVPFSNGSLPDLPAGAVTPLLNVYLFLANFLLGAIALVAAPRFSDRVADRGIDRPIASGGVGVATLIGIPFIIGALALSIVGIPLAVIASYSSVFLLWLGLVYGAFVIGTWGLSVFGYGHRWGGLALGLAVVSLANALPYVSVLLIAIALLGVGAFMNSLYEWRSTSDDTEESAPTPVAPNEP
- a CDS encoding small CPxCG-related zinc finger protein, producing MTYTCKACKRTFTDELQYELHRDTCSSEQLVCERCGERFAERAATRDGWHYVCPNDDCEGAGIDEDLHAVGDFSVAASANR
- a CDS encoding tyrosine--tRNA ligase, with translation MNTAERTGLVTRFTEEVIAESEIEALFEGSGEPTAYVGYAPTGEMHIGHFTTMRKLADFLEAGVDVTVLVADLHAHLDDTKSPFGLLDARSEYYRTAIEAMIDAAGADPSGVSFVRGTEFQLEAPYTMDLYRMLAETTLSRAQRAGSEVVRQSENPALGGLVYTLMQALDVAALEADIAYGGIDQRGIYMLAREQLPAQGYDKPACVFAPLLSGLSGGKMSASEADSKINLTDDDDAVEEKIGGAYCPAGEAEDNGVLEYLRFLVFPVLEERGRSFVVERPEEYGGDLAYDGYDALESDFVSGELHPADLKPAVAAAISEVIDPVRERLSEEPELLASAYPDIHG
- a CDS encoding sensor histidine kinase, translated to MLPDTASVDGLRYLIEHIQDAVVAFELVDGEPVVRGVNEAFTEQFGYPRDEVLGTKLNERIVPPWRREEASELDQRTADGEINYQQVQRQTASGLREFLYRGVPYADSEDIVDGYAVYTDLTETTQRERQLKVLNRLLRHNLRNKASVIGGNVELLLSGIDTGDERVERAGEEAREAATELRELSDEAMQINRVLDTRAAGATTVDVVPVLRNVVGRFRECHPSARIETDIPESSAVVVTTGFRGAIDGLVENAIEHNPASDPRVVVRIEPGPETEWLDLTVEDDGPLIPSAEREVITGESEITQTHHGRGLGLWLIKWTVERSGGRLSFEESDVGGNCVRLRLRRSEPLSAPDGADNGR
- a CDS encoding winged helix-turn-helix transcriptional regulator yields the protein MEQIGSKWRLLVLHDLRDGEKRFNELKRSTDASSRTLPRVLEHLPETGVVERRLEEDAPVATYYSLAETGRSLCPVFDEIEAWADDWLGGT